A region of Periplaneta americana isolate PAMFEO1 chromosome 16, P.americana_PAMFEO1_priV1, whole genome shotgun sequence DNA encodes the following proteins:
- the LOC138691997 gene encoding zinc finger protein ZFP2-like isoform X1, translating into MLLFKLKFKTQLIVMDVIKKEPEIDPLAIETNDNTDSEEKKPFSEDVNLLNLHPTEIKTECKDFGYDVTSELQDAETPVTINVPMIKCEVEEQLHTVKEELKLEVTTQENEIIAESIAITDDNVSGECNNVIKAHVTMGQIPKDFISSDVCESSVEYQNYDKLFTQTQDNRTKCSIPNKTGGSPNKCNISGTVSESSISPASQLRSDTGEKQFKCDTCEKCFSYSLSLKRHMLKHSGEKPFRCDVCGKCFSYSCSLKKHSLVHTGEKPFRCGVCGRRFSQSGHLKSHERHHTGEKPFKCDVCEKSYSYSTNLKRHVLTHTGEKPFKCVVCGKGFADSGILKRHVLIHAEERELKCGVCGRCFSQWRYLKIHAREHNTDKRLQCDVCGKCFSGLGQLKSHARSHTGGKSIICDICGKNFIYLGQLTAHRRLHTGEKPFKCDVCGKSFSQSGTLRFHLRQHTGEKPYKCGVCGKCFTQSGSLRTHERQHTGERPFKCNVCGKCFTESGTLKVHVRRHTGEKPFKCHVCGKCFRVSGHLRRHAYTHTKKNQLKCSSSEMCQ; encoded by the exons GATGTCAATTTACTGAATCTGCACCCAACTGAGATAAAGACAGAATGTAAGGATTTCGGCTATGATGTCACATCAGAGTTGCAAGACGCAGAAACTCCAGTGACAATTAATGTTCCCATGATAAAGTGTGAAGTTGAG GAACAGTTGCACACAGTAAAGGAAGAGCTAAAGCTGGAAGTAACAACACAGGAGAACGAGATTATAGCTGAAAG CATCGCTATTACCGACGACAATGTGTCAGGAGAGTGCAACAATGTTATAAAGGCACACGTGACTATGGGTCAAATTCCCAAGGATTTTATTTCCTCAGATGTCTGCGAAAGTTCTGTCGAATATCAAAATTACGACAAACTGTTCACACAAACTCAAGACAACAGGACCAAGTGTTCTATTCCCAATAAAACGGGTGGAAGCCCAAACAAGTGTAATATTTCTGGCACGGTTTCAGAAAGTTCAATATCTCCCGCAAGCCAGTTGCGGAGTGATACAGGTGAGAAGCAGTTCAAGTGCGATACTTGTGAAAAGTGTTTTTCGTATTCGTTAAGTTTGAAAAGGCATATGCTCAAACATAGTGGCGAGAAGCCTTTCCgatgcgatgtttgtgggaaatgtttttcgtattcatgtaGTCTGAAAAAACACTCTCTGGTGCACACAGGTGAAAAGCCTTTCAGATGCGGTGTCTGCGGAAGGAGGTTTTCCCAGTCTGGCCATTTAAAAAGTCACGAGCGCCATCATACTGGAGAAAAACCGTTCAAGTGCGACGTCTGTGAAAAGAGCTACTCGTATTCGACTAATTTGAAACGGCATGTACTGACGCATAcaggcgaaaagccattcaaatgtgtTGTTTGTGGAAAGGGTTTTGCGGATTCGGGGATTCTGAAAAGACACGTACTCATCCATGCTGAAGAGAGGGAATTAAAATGCGGCGTGTGCGGTAGATGTTTCTCTCAGTGGCGATATCTCAAAATTCACGCACGTGAGCACAATACCGATAAACGTTTGCAGTGTGAtgtatgtggaaagtgtttctcaggtTTGGGACAGCTAAAATCACATGCACGCTCTCATACGGGCGgcaaatcgatcatttgcgatatCTGTGGGAAGAATTTTATTTATCTGGGGCAGCTGACAGCTCATCGACGCCtacacactggcgagaaaccGTTTAAATGTGATGTCTGTGGAAAAAGTTTCTCGCAGTCCGGAACCTTACGATTTCATTTACGTCAACATACAGGTGAAAAACCATACAAATGCGGCGTGTGTGGGAAATGTTTTACGCAGTCCGGGTCTTTAAGAACACATGAACGTCAACACACCGGCGAGAGACCTTTCAAATGCAATGTGTGTGGGAAGTGTTTCACGGAATCTGGAACCTTGAAAGTTCATGTACGTCGTCATACTGGCGAAAAACCCTTCAAATGTCACGTGTGTGGGAAGTGTTTTCGCGTATCGGGACACCTGAGACGTCATGCTTATACGCACACGAAGAAAAACCAATTGAAATGCAGTAGTTCAGAAATGTGCCAGTGA